Proteins encoded in a region of the Labrus bergylta chromosome 9, fLabBer1.1, whole genome shotgun sequence genome:
- the hvcn1 gene encoding voltage-gated hydrogen channel 1, which produces MARFLRLFTTVGDKQPAQFEFEELHETSEELSPATGLFPQTLTFRGALQRLYSSNRFQVVVVLLIILDAFFVLAELLIDLSVIKLDHGHIVPEVFHYLSLALLTFFMVELAGKLYAFRLEFFEHNFEVFDGIVVVISFVLDVAFVFHEDAFDGMGLLILLRLWRVARIINGILVSVKTRAQQQIHKLKESYDHLVQRVTELQERADKLEKENQNLQGLLKKHGIDSSM; this is translated from the exons ATGGCTAGGTTCCTGAGGTTGTTCACTACTGTGGGCGACAAGCAGCCGGCCCAGTTCGAGTTTGAAGAGCTGCATGAGACCAGTGAGGAGCTGAGCCCGGCAACCGGCCTGTTCCCGCAAACGCTGACCTTCAGGGGCGCTCTGCAGAGACTCTACAGCTCCAACCGGTTCCAG GTGGTGGTGGTTCTTTTGATCATCTTGGACGCCTTCTTCGTCCTGGCAGAGCTGCTGATCGATCTGTCTGTTATCAAGCTGGATCATGGACACATTGTTCCTGAA GTGTTCCACTACCTGAGCCTCGCTCTCCTCACGTTCTTCATGGTGGAGCTGGCTGGTAAACTCTACGCTTTCCGCCTGGAGTTCTTTGAGCACAACTTTGAGGTGTTTGATGGTATAGTGGTGGTGATTTCCTTCGTGTTGGATGTCGCCTTTGTCTTCCACGAGGATGCCTTTGACGGGATGGGACTCCTCATCCTACTGCGACTCTGGAGGGTGGCCAGAATCATCAACG GTATCCTGGTTTCCGTGAAGACCCGAGCGCAACAGCAGATCCACAAGCTGAAGGAGAGCTACGACCACTTGGTTCAGAGAgtcacagagctgcaggagcGCGCCGACAAACTG gaaaaagaaaaccagaatCTTCAAGGTCTGCTGAAGAAACACGGAATCGACTCATCCATGTAA
- the LOC110003951 gene encoding tectonic-1: MAASVASFHGTNVLSFFFLFSVVTSNENTTSFSFNTTAFVDGNLTNEAAENYTTTQPEEFESPTSTPTPGSTEEPLEPLEPPEPPEPLPVSGRLITPVSNVGRLCPCDEHMEVCDISCCCDRDCSEEVALFTSCSVETVGGNNQLCSRDVASYSLLNTIDGFSEVYSSVRKENSYDILCIQSQNRVDGFSHPSPALPTDRNFDSLFKTFTSFVFDSEEDRGEPSAAELQDSSGYQYGDVMGTEAQSGQRGMFMLPAPGVTADCVQNSPAAFLKDHSSRCSRKVVLDQDCGGLPVLSMETYTNIQLLSGKSKDAAVVPVEVASVVLQSVDGTQSELQISGAVNLKPVLLKPTLCAHVVLKVVYTMTYNPAGEILNVTVSLVLGFVNEAASTLKQEFHITFVQEDQEAAAVHYSGNPGYVFGLPLVSGMKTAVGITRSIDPGDTLSLLHSAQDQDCLRGRHQRSPVLFGLDYVSGCTFRLEDAANCSQVHQVLLDVLRGPNYPQYVASFGNSPLDSPLDWVPIKSNLNAGEAQSCSIPLSLHLEIEWTKYGSLVNPQAQIVNVKEIIQTNSSSLVLLSAGSSVLSLSTSVSFTPVSAPALHGYRATPTINAKLPFDFFFPFV, encoded by the exons ATGGCTGCGTCAGTTGCTTCGTTTCATGGAACAAAtgttttaagtttctttttcttgttttctgtcgTCACTTCTAACGAAAACACGACGAGCTTCAGTTTCAACACAACCGCGTTTGTTGACGGGAACTTAACAAATGAAGCTGCTGAAAATTATACAACGACACAACCGGAGGAGTTTGAGTCACCGACATCGACACCGACACCCGGCAGCACCGAGGAGCCCCTGGAGCCCCTGGAGCCCCCGGAGCCCCCGGAGCCCCTGCCCGTCTCCGGCCGCCTGATAACTCCTGTCTCCAATG ttggCAGGTTGTGTCCCTGTGATGAACACATGGAGGTGTGTGacatcagctgctgctgtgacagAGACTGCAGTGAGGAGGTGGCTCTGTTCACCAGCTGCTCAGTGGAGACTGTTGG TGGGAACAATCAGCTGTGCAGCCGTGATGTAGCGTCATACTCTTTACTGAATACCATCGATGGATTCTCAGAAGTGTATTCGTCTGTCAGGAAGGAGAATAGTTACGACATTTTGTGCATTCAGTCACAGAACC GGGTGGATGGTTTCTCTCATCCCTCACCTGCTCTTCCAACAGACAGAAACTTTGACTCACTGTTTAAAACATTCACCAGCTTTGTTTTCGACTCCGAGGAGGACAGGGGCGAGCCGTCAGCTGCAGAGCTCCAGGACTCGTCTGGATACCAG TACGGAGACGTGATGGGGACAGAAGCACAGAGTGGACAGAGAGGGATGTTCATGCTGCCAGCTCCTGGAGTTACAGCTGACTGTGTGCAGAACAGTCCTGCAG CGTTTCTTAAGGATCACAGCAGTCGGTGTTCCCGGAAGGTGGTTCTGGATCAGGACTGCGGCGGTCTGCCAGTCCTCAGTATGGAAACCTACACCAACATCCAACTGTTATCT GGGAAAAGTAAAGACGCAGCA GTTGTTCCTGTGGAGGTGGCGTCAGTCGTCCTGCAGTCTGTGGATGGGACTCAGTCTGAGCTTCAGATCAGTGGTGCTGTAAACCTCAAGCCAGTTCTCCTGAAGCCGACCCTCTGTGCTCATGTGGTGCTGAAG gTCGTTTATACGATGACGTACAATCCAGCTGGTGAGATCCTGAATGTGACGGTGTCTCTGGTGCTTGGATTTGTTAATGAAGCAGCATCGACCCTGAAGCAGGAGTTTCACATCACATTTGTCCAG GAGGATCAGGAGGCGGCTGCTGTCCACTACAGTGGAAACCCGGGTTACGTGTTCGGACTTCCTCTTGTGTCTGGAATGAAGACAGCAGT TGGGATTACCAGAAGCATCGACCCCGGAGacactctgtctctcctccacaGCGCTCAGGACCAGGACTGTCTGCGAGGACGACATCAGCGCTCCCCAGTCCTGTTCGGTCTGGACTATGTGTCCGGCTGCACGTTTAG GCTGGAGGATGCTGCAAACTGCTCCCAGGTCCATCAGGTGCTCCTGGACGTTCTGAGAGGACCAAACTATCCGCAGTACGTGGCTTCATTTGGAAACTCCCCGTTAGACTCTCCACTGGACTGGGTGCCCATCAAAAGTAACTTAAACGCCGGG GAAGCTCAGAGTTGCAGCATCCCGCTGTCTCTTCATTTGGAAATCGAGTGGACCAAATACGGATCCCTGGTGAACCCCCAGGCTCAGATTGTGAACGTCAAAGAAATCATTCAAACCAACAGCAGCAGTTTG GTCCTGCTCTCTGCAGGCAGCAGCGTCCTGTCACTCAGCACCTCGGTGAGCTTCACACCTGTGTCTGCACCTGCTCTACATGGCTACAGAGCCACGCCCACCATCAACGCCAAACTGCCCTTTGACTTCTTCTTCCCTTTTGTCTGA